TCATTAATCTCGCGAGTTACCCTCGAGTCCGGTGGCGTAACATTGACCCACATTATTCCTCACACTAGCACCACTGTACCGGCTATACCGATACTCCCTGCGCCACCATCTTCAGTGCCGTTAAGCTCGTCTATGTCAGCGACAGTTGCTGTCCAAAACCAGCAGGCAGCTATGACCAACCATCTCCACTACGGTAGCAACCAGCTGCATGTAGGTGCTGTATCCGGACAGCAGCACTTGACCGCACGGCGCAATTACGTAAACTTTAGCCAGATCCCTTCGCATAGCGTAACCTCTATTTCGCCAGATAACAACTACGTAAACTTCTGCCCAGATgacgaggacgacgacgacgtgcGCAATCTCAAGTCGGACGATTACGACGACAACAGCAGCGATACGGTTGTGAAAGTTTCCTCCAAAGGATTTCTGaccaaaaagcaaaaggtAAGGTATAATCATTTGCAGGAGAAGAGCAGCAGTGCCAGTACCGGGCAAGGGCGCAGTGACGAACCAACAAGTACGCTTGGTCAAAAGATGAAGGCCAACGTTAGTGGCTACCGGAAGGCAGTGCTGGAAAGCGGTGTCGCAAGCATCGCCAAGGGCCGAAAAGATGACCAAACGGGCAAACAACCGAAGGGAAGCTCCAAATCAAGCTCCAAAGCGATGGGATTCAGCAATATGAGTTTCGAGGACTTCCCTTCGGACGAACTGGCGGATGAAGCGATTGGAGCGGCCGATGGTACCCGGCTGACGGGTGGCGTTGCTGGCGGGAAGCTGCTAAAGATGGCCCCATTTGAGGTGATTCGCAACGAAAAGATGCTGCTGGAGGCGGAGAAAAAGTTTGGTTCGCTGAAACGCCGTAGCAATCCGTTCTCCTGATTGTACGCAGAAGGATACAAGAAGCGAAAGTGAGGACATACACCGGTTAGCTACGGTGAAAGGTTGTGTACAGTGATGGTAGACGTTCGTTACGTTAAGTTATTGCTTCTTTATTTTGTACTGTAATGTACCACTGTTTGGTTCTGCAAAacctcctgctgctgctgctccaaaGGGCGCACCGGGCAGCTTGAGGGGGGATATTGATCAAAACATTTCGCTAAGAAGTAAAAAAGCATGGGTACGTTTCTTTAGAAGAATACAGAACATGCACTGAACCAAGAGACTGGAATGCTTCGTAATGATGAGTGAAAATTAGTACTTTCAAGTTAGCCGATTTACGCACTGATCGCACCGGTAGGAATTTGGCCAAGAACCGCACAGGCACACACAGGAACATAAAATAATCAGATAGAGCCACCAACCTCATCGCTCCCCCCGCGCAGGGTTGCAAGCAAAGATTTTATTCAACGATATTACCAAAATGTAGCATTATTGGTACTTGTACAGGTATTGTGTGCGTTTAGAGCTAGTGTGTTTGGTTGTGAACGCGTTTCACTACATTAATTTTCGTATTACTTCGTTTTACTATGTACGTTATTTATTACACTTTCGAACTACAACGGAGTCAGTCAGTGGGGCTGTAGCGTGTGTAGGTCTAGGACAGTAGAATTGTAATGCAATAGAGCCCCGCTAGAGAAGGTGGCAGCTATCTATCGTGTGTAGCCTATGTTCAGTATTATCAGACAGCAAGGTAATACGCGCAAAGTGCATTTCTTTACATCGTTTCATCCCGAAAGCAGAAGGAAAAACTAGCTCTGTGTTGCGCTAAACTTTTATTCCATAACGATCGAGGATCGCAGggtaaatggtttttttttgtctagtATGTAAAACAAACGTTTAGCAACCTTATCCTTGCCTCGAACAACAATGCTAATCCACCTCCAACCTTGTTTATACAGActgcaaatgaagaaaaaaaaaacaatattcgaTGAATGCAATACCCCGTACGATCCGTATATACATATATagtatataatatatatttatataaattacCTTGCCTTGTGTTCTGTGTCCCTTGTGAAGGAAATTTCCTGCAAAAGTTTATTACTTCGACAATAATCTTAATTTTACGCgttaaatgcattttattcatattcattACATTTTAGTACATATGCTTATCCTAAGACGTCATCTACAATAGCAAGCTTTGTCGCAGCTTCCGCACGGTCATGTACACGGTTTGGTACAGCTGCTCGTCCTGGTCGCATTCGACCTCATGAGTCTGCAAGTTGATCACGATCCGCTTACCCCGCACGGTCACTGTCAACCGGTCCGAATCGATAAATTTCTCCATCGACTGTTCGCCGAACATTTCCTGCAACGTTTCGATCAAGCAGTCCTGGTAATGCTTTTCGTCCACCTTGGACATCCGAGTTCCAATGACGCTGCTGCCCGCGATGTCACACTGCAGCAAGCATGCCATCACCATATCCGCGTACATGTCATTCACCGGTGTCGCTTGCCATTCGAGCGTAACTATCTTGCCGTCGGCCGTAAGATCGATACAATCGCACACCCGTAATCGGGCCGTTGCTGTGCTTCCTTCGACCACTGCCCGTTCAACGACGGATCCCGGTCCGCCGGCAcgctccagcagcagcttcaACACGACCGGCGATCCAGGCCAATGAATGCTCTGCTTCTGTGTGACGATCGACATGCTCATGTCGGTGTACTTGGAGAGATCAGTCGGAGCCAACAGGTGGTACTTAAACTCGCGCTTCACCAACACCCCACTCAGCCGCTGGCAATCGGCCGGTTCACCGACAGCCAACGTGCCCATTACTTTGGCCGTTTTCTCACCCCGGAAGTAAAGCTCCACCGGTTGTGTGTTGCGCGGATTGTGGAACGTGATTTGTACCTTCGGGTTGGCCTCGTACTCTCGCATCAGGGCAGATTTCAACCGGCCCATCTCATTCTGTTCACCGTGCACAAGAACCACGTGGGTGGGTTGGAGAAGCCGTATAAACTCGCTCGTCTGCTGATAGTCCGTGTGCGCCGAGAAGGAAATGTAGTCAACGGACATGTTGAGCGGCAACTTTTGTCCATTCATGCTGGTGATTTCTTCCGGCTCAAAGAGGATCGTTTTGGCAAGCGTGCCCTCCACACAGTAGCCCGCTATGATGACACCATTCTTCGGGTCCGTACACCACGATTCGAACAGCTCCCGTGACAATCCGCTCTGCATCATACCGGGCGATGCCATAACTACGCACGGTCCGACATCGTCAAAGTGATCGATTCCTTTCAGATTCGAGATGTACCGAAACACGAACGGATTGTTGATGGCAATCTGGCGCCGGATCTTATCGTTCATGGCATTGATGTACGTTTGGTACACGGCCATACATTTCTTCGCTAGCGACGAAGCGTAGTAAATTGGAATTTCCTGAAGATCCGGATTTTGGCTCCAATATTCATCCAATATGAGCAACAGCTCCTGCGCTCTGCCCAGCGCAAACACCGGAATCAAACACCGACCACCTTGGGTGACGATTTTTTGCACCAACGAAGTGAACCTGTTTTCTCGATCCTCTCGCTTCTCGTGAATGTGCGTACCGTACGTCGACTCGGTGATGAGCACATCCGGTCGCATGGCCGGAATTTCTGCCGCCATTAGATGCCGATCTTCCTGCCGAGAAAAGTCACCCGTGTACAGCACTCGGATGCCTGCAATTTCGATCATGAACATAGCGGCACCAAGCACATGACCCGCATTGTAAGCCCAGAAGCGTACGCCCAGAATATCGCGTTCCTCGTGGAAATTGATCGTTTCAATCTTCTCCATGCTGGCTTCCAGGTCGGCCTCGGTATAGAGCATCTGATCGGTGGAAATGTTGCTCACCTTGATGTAATCGGACAGCATCCACCGGTAGATGGCTTTGGTGGCGTGCGTCATAAAGCATCGTCCCTTGAATGAGGTCTTCTGCAGAAACCATGGCAATGCGCCACAGTGATCCAGATGGAAGTGAGAGATGAACAGCAGATCGATCTGATCGGCATCGATCAGATCAACGAACGGCAGCGCATCCATGCCGGACAATCCCGGATGGATGCCGCAGTCAAGCATGATCTTTTTACCCTTGAACTCCAGCATGATACAAGATCGGCCTACTTCCTGTCCCGCGCCAAGCGGGCGTATGACCATCAAATCGCTTTCTTCCTTCAGCAACCGTGCTCCGTTTGAAGCGCGTTTCTGTgccattttcgtttcactgtGGTGCAAACGTTGGACGGTTTCCCTGGAATTTCTTTCACTGCCCCGTGAATTTAGCTTCGCTCGCCAGAACAAGCCGCAAAAGCTTAGGTAAACAATTGTTTCACCGCAAAGTTGCTTGTACTTCCAGCGGGTTGGGAAACGTCAGACAGTCCCGCATAGGTAGCTGTCAAATGCGGCGTCTGATGTAAATATGGACATGTGCTGAGCGGAATCACAAAtgtgttattattttcgtCCGGATTGTTACTAAAATTCAAAAAGTGCGGCAGCGCAGAAAATGCCTCGACCAAGTGTAAAATGGACAGATTTGTCCACACCACTAAGTGAGCCGGTGCTCGAAGTGATTGCGGGACTTGGCTTTGAGAAGATGACACCAGTTCAGGTATTAGCGTGAAAGAATGGTTCGCAACACACGGTGAAAACGGTATATTTCTTGATCTTCTAGGCTGCCACCATTCCACTGCTCTTGGGTTACAAAGACGTCGCTGCCGAAGCGGTCACAGGTTCCGGAAAAACGCTAGCTTTTCTCGTGCCCTTGTTAGAACTGCTACTCAAAAGAAAACGCAACGAGGCATGGAAAAAGCACGAAATCGGAGCTATTATTGTTTCACCCACACGCGAACTGGCCACCCAGATACACGACGTCCTGTCCGAGTTCCTCTGCCACGAGGAGCTGAGCTGCTTTCGGCAGAAGATGCTCATCGGAGGAAATGCCGTTGAAGAAGATGTACTCGCGATCTTGAAGGAAGGTGCCAACATACTCGTAGCCACCCCTGGCCGACTGCAGGATCTGTTCGAGCGCAAAGGAGACCTGAGTCTGGCTGCAAAAGTGAAGAGTTTAGAGCTGCTCGTGCTAGACGAAGCGGATCGTTTGCTTGATATGGGGTTCGAGGCGACAATCAACACCATTCTAGCCTATCTTCCACGGCAGCGCCGGACCGGCCTGTTTTCGGCCACACAAACCAAGGAGGTAAAAGATTTGATGCGCGCAGGTTTGCGTAATCCCGTGTTGGTCAGTGTACGCGAAAAAGCAACCACCAGCACGCCGAAATTGTTGCAAAACTATTACATTGTCGTAGAGCCTGAACAAAGGCTGGTTGCTTTACTGGAGTTTATAAACACCCAGAGCATCAAGAAGGCTATGATATTCTTTCCCACATGTGCTTGCGTTGAGTACTGGTCCATCGCTTTAGCGCAGCTCGTTCCGTCCATGCAAGTCTTGGCCTT
The Anopheles moucheti chromosome 2, idAnoMoucSN_F20_07, whole genome shotgun sequence genome window above contains:
- the LOC128296792 gene encoding cleavage and polyadenylation specificity factor 73; its protein translation is MAQKRASNGARLLKEESDLMVIRPLGAGQEVGRSCIMLEFKGKKIMLDCGIHPGLSGMDALPFVDLIDADQIDLLFISHFHLDHCGALPWFLQKTSFKGRCFMTHATKAIYRWMLSDYIKVSNISTDQMLYTEADLEASMEKIETINFHEERDILGVRFWAYNAGHVLGAAMFMIEIAGIRVLYTGDFSRQEDRHLMAAEIPAMRPDVLITESTYGTHIHEKREDRENRFTSLVQKIVTQGGRCLIPVFALGRAQELLLILDEYWSQNPDLQEIPIYYASSLAKKCMAVYQTYINAMNDKIRRQIAINNPFVFRYISNLKGIDHFDDVGPCVVMASPGMMQSGLSRELFESWCTDPKNGVIIAGYCVEGTLAKTILFEPEEITSMNGQKLPLNMSVDYISFSAHTDYQQTSEFIRLLQPTHVVLVHGEQNEMGRLKSALMREYEANPKVQITFHNPRNTQPVELYFRGEKTAKVMGTLAVGEPADCQRLSGVLVKREFKYHLLAPTDLSKYTDMSMSIVTQKQSIHWPGSPVVLKLLLERAGGPGSVVERAVVEGSTATARLRVCDCIDLTADGKIVTLEWQATPVNDMYADMVMACLLQCDIAGSSVIGTRMSKVDEKHYQDCLIETLQEMFGEQSMEKFIDSDRLTVTVRGKRIVINLQTHEVECDQDEQLYQTVYMTVRKLRQSLLL